One Pseudonocardia abyssalis DNA segment encodes these proteins:
- a CDS encoding phosphatidylserine decarboxylase, which translates to MSDPDTPAGFSPRHVAGLVREAIPPMHPGGRPLVAAVALVSGVVRALSGRGTATGLLATAATAAFFRNPHRVPPPRTGVVLAAADGTVATVSEVLPPPELGLSAEVVPRVSVFLSVLDVHTQRMPVDGRVLAVEYTPGVFLSADLDKASEDNERNSVLLESTGGARVGVVQIAGLLARRIVCEVAPGDEVAAGETYGLIRFGSRVDTYLPPGSVVEVAVGQRTVGGETVLAALPAGA; encoded by the coding sequence ATGTCCGACCCCGACACCCCCGCCGGCTTCTCCCCGCGCCACGTCGCCGGTCTCGTGCGTGAGGCGATCCCACCCATGCACCCCGGCGGACGCCCGCTCGTCGCGGCCGTCGCACTCGTGTCGGGGGTCGTCCGGGCCCTGTCCGGTCGCGGCACCGCCACGGGGCTGCTGGCCACCGCCGCCACCGCCGCGTTCTTCCGCAACCCGCACCGCGTGCCGCCGCCGCGGACCGGGGTCGTGCTGGCCGCGGCCGACGGCACCGTCGCCACCGTGTCCGAGGTGCTCCCCCCGCCGGAGCTGGGGCTGTCGGCCGAGGTCGTTCCCCGCGTCAGCGTCTTCCTGTCGGTGCTCGACGTCCACACCCAGCGCATGCCCGTCGACGGGCGGGTGCTCGCCGTCGAGTACACCCCCGGCGTGTTCCTCTCCGCCGATCTCGACAAGGCCAGCGAGGACAACGAGCGCAACTCCGTGCTGCTGGAGAGCACCGGCGGCGCGCGCGTCGGTGTCGTCCAGATCGCGGGGCTGCTGGCGCGCCGGATCGTCTGCGAGGTGGCCCCCGGCGACGAGGTCGCGGCGGGGGAGACCTACGGCCTGATCCGCTTCGGCTCCCGCGTGGACACCTACCTCCCGCCCGGCAGCGTCGTCGAGGTGGCGGTGGGGCAGCGGACCGTCGGCGGCGAGACCGTGCTGGCCGCTCTGCCGGCGGGGGCCTGA
- a CDS encoding CDP-alcohol phosphatidyltransferase family protein: MPAPYPAGVRLLPNAVTVIALSAGLSAVYFALGERFDMAVLAVGVAALCDALDGRLARLLDASTRIGAELDSLADLVSFGVSPALVLYVWQLQSWQIGGEGRFGWVVALTFTVCMALRLARFNTLLDEEDAYPFTKEFFVGVPAPAAALVAGIPLFTSLQLGEGWWSAPVVVGVWMLVAAGLMVSRLPTLSFKTVRVAPRLIAPLLVLVGLLAAVLVTAPFLTLAAIGVLYLCALPYTVHRHRWLSRHPEAWDVPGRERRAVVRAARSARRLGLRPPLRRRVAGRASEVAGRARGAVAGAVRRLGDDGPPQRRAPGPGPAAPPPDRNRLGLRRARRR, from the coding sequence GTGCCCGCCCCCTATCCCGCGGGCGTCCGGCTGCTGCCCAACGCCGTCACGGTCATCGCGCTGAGCGCCGGGCTGTCGGCGGTCTACTTCGCGCTCGGCGAGCGGTTCGACATGGCGGTGCTCGCCGTCGGGGTCGCCGCGCTCTGCGACGCGCTCGACGGGCGCCTGGCCCGGCTCCTCGACGCCAGCACCCGGATCGGCGCGGAGCTCGACTCGCTCGCCGACCTCGTGTCCTTCGGGGTGTCGCCCGCGCTCGTCCTCTACGTCTGGCAGCTCCAGTCGTGGCAGATCGGCGGCGAGGGCCGGTTCGGCTGGGTCGTCGCGCTGACGTTCACCGTGTGCATGGCGCTGCGGCTCGCGCGGTTCAACACGCTTCTCGACGAGGAGGACGCGTACCCGTTCACCAAGGAGTTCTTCGTCGGGGTGCCCGCGCCCGCCGCGGCGCTCGTGGCCGGGATCCCGTTGTTCACCTCGCTGCAGCTGGGCGAGGGATGGTGGTCGGCCCCGGTCGTCGTCGGGGTGTGGATGCTGGTCGCGGCTGGGCTGATGGTGAGCAGGCTGCCGACGCTGTCGTTCAAGACCGTGCGGGTCGCGCCGCGGCTGATCGCGCCGCTGCTGGTGCTCGTCGGGCTGCTGGCCGCGGTGCTGGTGACCGCCCCGTTCCTGACCCTGGCCGCGATCGGTGTGCTCTACCTCTGCGCGCTGCCGTACACGGTCCACCGCCACCGTTGGTTGTCCCGGCACCCGGAGGCGTGGGACGTGCCCGGTCGTGAGCGCCGCGCCGTGGTCCGCGCCGCGCGGTCGGCCCGGCGGCTGGGGCTGCGTCCGCCGCTGCGCCGCCGCGTCGCGGGCCGGGCCAGCGAGGTGGCCGGCCGCGCCCGCGGTGCCGTCGCGGGGGCCGTCCGGCGCCTGGGCGACGACGGTCCGCCGCAGCGCCGCGCCCCCGGACCGGGCCCGGCCGCGCCCCCGCCCGACCGCAACCGCCTGGGCCTGCGCCGGGCCCGTCGCCGCTGA